From Streptomyces sp. HUAS MG91, the proteins below share one genomic window:
- the recG gene encoding ATP-dependent DNA helicase RecG: protein MDLVPVLEEPLKKVLGPATAKVMAEHLDLHTVGDLLHHYPRRYAERGELTRLAELPLDEHVTVVAQVATARVLRFNGGSGQRLEVTITDGSGQIQLVFFGKGIHKPHKDLLPGTRAMFAGKVSVFNRKMQLAHPAYQLLRADPADGTEGAAEAAEAVDSWAGALLPIYPATAKLESWKIAKAVDLVLPSAPEAIDPLPESLREGRGLVPLPEALLKIHRPHTKADIADARARLKWDEAFVLQVALARRRFADTQLTAVAREPKPDGLLTAFDAKLPFTLTDGQQKVSKEIFDDLATEHPMHRLLQGEVGSGKTMVALRAMLAVVDAGGQAAMLAPTEVLAQQHHRSITEMMGELAEGGMLGGAEHSTKVVVLTGSMGTAARKQALLDLVTGEAGIVIGTHALIEDKVQFLDLGLVVVDEQHRFGVEQRDALRSKGKQPPHLLVMTATPIPRTVAMTVFGDLETSVLDQLPAGRSPIASHVVPAADKPHFLARAWERVREEVGNGHQAYVVCPRIGDDEDDKPKKGRKKSAEDEAEKRPPLAVLDVAEELAHGPLQGLKVEVLHGRMHPDDKDAVMRRFAAGETDVLVATTVIEVGVNVPNATAMVIMDADRFGVSQLHQLRGRVGRGSAAGLCLLVTEMPEASPARARLGAVASTLDGFELSRIDLEQRREGDVLGQAQSGVRSSLRMLTVIEDEEIIAEAREEATKVVAADPELERLPGLRTALDALLDAEREQYLDKG from the coding sequence ATGGATCTCGTGCCCGTGCTCGAAGAACCGCTGAAGAAGGTGCTCGGCCCCGCCACCGCGAAGGTGATGGCCGAGCACCTGGACCTGCACACCGTCGGTGATCTGCTCCACCACTACCCGCGCAGATACGCCGAGCGCGGCGAGCTGACGCGCCTTGCGGAGCTGCCGCTGGACGAGCACGTCACGGTCGTCGCCCAGGTCGCGACCGCCCGCGTCCTGAGGTTCAACGGCGGCAGCGGGCAGCGCCTCGAGGTCACCATCACCGACGGCAGCGGCCAGATCCAGCTCGTCTTCTTCGGCAAGGGCATCCACAAGCCCCACAAGGACCTGCTGCCGGGCACGCGCGCGATGTTCGCCGGCAAGGTCTCGGTGTTCAACCGCAAGATGCAACTGGCGCACCCGGCGTACCAGTTGCTGCGCGCCGATCCCGCTGACGGAACAGAAGGCGCCGCCGAGGCCGCCGAGGCCGTCGACTCCTGGGCCGGTGCCCTCCTGCCGATCTACCCGGCCACCGCCAAGCTGGAGTCCTGGAAGATCGCCAAGGCCGTCGACCTGGTGCTGCCCAGCGCACCGGAGGCGATCGACCCGCTCCCGGAGTCGCTGCGCGAGGGCCGCGGTCTGGTGCCGCTCCCCGAGGCACTGCTCAAGATCCACCGGCCGCACACGAAGGCCGACATCGCCGACGCCCGCGCCCGCCTCAAGTGGGACGAGGCGTTCGTCCTCCAGGTCGCCCTCGCCAGACGCCGGTTCGCGGACACCCAGCTGACCGCCGTCGCCCGCGAGCCGAAGCCGGACGGACTGCTGACGGCCTTCGACGCCAAGCTTCCGTTCACGCTCACCGACGGCCAGCAGAAGGTCTCCAAGGAGATCTTCGACGACCTGGCCACCGAGCATCCGATGCACCGGCTGCTCCAGGGCGAGGTCGGCTCCGGCAAGACGATGGTCGCCCTGCGCGCCATGCTCGCCGTCGTCGACGCGGGCGGCCAGGCCGCCATGCTCGCGCCCACCGAGGTCCTCGCCCAGCAGCACCACCGCTCGATCACCGAAATGATGGGCGAGCTGGCCGAGGGCGGCATGCTCGGCGGCGCCGAGCACTCCACCAAGGTGGTGGTGCTCACCGGCTCCATGGGCACCGCCGCCCGCAAGCAGGCCCTGCTCGACCTCGTCACCGGCGAGGCCGGCATCGTCATCGGCACGCACGCGCTGATCGAGGACAAGGTGCAGTTCCTCGACCTGGGCCTGGTCGTGGTGGACGAGCAGCACCGGTTCGGCGTCGAGCAGCGCGACGCCCTGCGCTCCAAGGGCAAGCAGCCCCCGCACCTGCTGGTCATGACCGCCACCCCGATCCCGCGCACCGTCGCCATGACGGTCTTCGGCGACCTGGAGACCTCGGTCCTCGACCAGCTCCCCGCCGGACGCTCGCCGATCGCCAGCCATGTCGTCCCCGCCGCCGACAAGCCGCACTTCCTGGCCCGCGCGTGGGAGCGCGTGCGAGAGGAAGTGGGCAACGGACATCAGGCGTACGTGGTCTGCCCCCGCATCGGCGACGACGAGGACGACAAGCCCAAGAAGGGCAGGAAGAAGTCCGCCGAGGACGAGGCGGAGAAGCGGCCGCCGCTCGCGGTGCTCGACGTCGCCGAGGAGCTGGCGCACGGGCCGCTCCAGGGCCTCAAGGTCGAGGTGCTGCACGGGCGGATGCACCCCGACGACAAGGACGCGGTGATGCGGCGGTTCGCCGCGGGGGAGACCGACGTCCTGGTCGCCACGACCGTCATCGAGGTCGGGGTGAACGTGCCCAACGCCACAGCGATGGTGATCATGGACGCCGATCGCTTCGGCGTCTCCCAGCTCCATCAGCTGCGCGGCCGCGTCGGGCGCGGCTCGGCGGCCGGGCTGTGCCTGCTGGTCACCGAGATGCCCGAGGCGAGCCCCGCGCGCGCCCGCCTCGGCGCCGTCGCCTCCACGCTGGACGGGTTCGAGCTGTCCCGGATCGACCTGGAGCAGCGGCGCGAGGGCGATGTGCTCGGTCAGGCCCAGTCCGGTGTGCGGTCGTCGCTGCGGATGCTCACCGTCATCGAGGACGAGGAGATCATCGCCGAGGCGCGCGAGGAGGCGACGAAGGTGGTCGCCGCCGATCCGGAGCTGGAGCGGTTGCCGGGGTTGCGGACGGCGCTGGACGCGTTGCTGGACGCCGAGCGGGAGCAGTACCTGGACAAGGGGTGA